From a region of the Ailuropoda melanoleuca isolate Jingjing unplaced genomic scaffold, ASM200744v2 unplaced-scaffold57477, whole genome shotgun sequence genome:
- the LOC117799795 gene encoding zinc finger protein 37A-like has product LLQGSVLFEDISVDFTQKEWQLLNPAQRLLYKEVMLENYRQLVSLGHCVTKPELVLKLEQGEEPWAPKRELPSQSRPGEFTRVERRQLVEAGCQVARSEHF; this is encoded by the exons GGACATATCTGTGGACTTCACCCAGAAGGAGTGGCAGCTGCTGAACCCTGCCCAGAGGCTCCTGTACAAGgaggtgatgctggagaactacaGGCAGCTGGTGTCACTGG GGCACTGTGTCACCAAACCTGAGCTGGTACTCAAGCTGGAGCAAGGAGAGGAGCCATGGGCACCAAAGAGGGAGCTTCCAAGTCAGAGTCGCCCAGGTGAGTTCACGAGGGTAGAGAGAAGGCAACTGGTGGAAGCTGGATGCCAAGTGGCCAGGTCAGAGCATTTCTGA